Within the Bacillus pumilus genome, the region GATCTATGTCGTATAATTTTATTCAGTTATTCGCAACCTGCATTGAAGAAGGATACAAAGCAGCTTCAACCTTTGCTAATATCCCTTTTTCGATTTTATTTAAATAATGCCCGTTCATTTCAGTAAAAAGAATGTTGTCCTTGATGGCTGCTAGTTCTGATCTATCAAACAATAGTTCTTCTATTAAAATCCACTCACCCATTTTTATAAATGCAACAATACAGTCAGCTTGATAAACATGTGATTCTACATCAATGTTATTTGTAATATCATACAAGTCTGTGTTTTCCCTTTTTGATGCAGTAAAGATCATATCAAGCAAACTTTCATTTCCTTCTTTGATTATTTTCTTTGATAATTTAAAACGAAACTGTTCTTTAAGCATTCTACTCCCCCCTTATTATTGCGCGATCTACAATAGATCAGGATATAGATCAGGATTTTGATAGATATTTCCGATGACCTCAAAAGTCTTCCCACAAAACAGATAATCACGAAGTGGATGAGGTCGTTGGTCTCCTAAGTAACCAATTACGCAAAAACATCCATCATCAAAGACAACTTGTGCTGAGTTCTTTTGGTCATCAACTACGATATCCCCCTCATAAATCTCAACGCCGTTTTTATCCTTCAATCCGGTGTACTGCATATAATCACCATGTTTATCAGCGAAAATTTCATTGATATCACCATCAAATGTGGGTTCCATCATCCCAATTCTACTTCCATACCAACCTCTAAACTTGATTTCTCTCATTCTGTCTCCTCCTAAGCCGCTAGGCTGTTTATAGGTGATGCAACAGTTCAATTTGCACGCCGTTTAAGCGTTTGTTTGCAATCTTTATATATTCAGGATTCAATTCAATTCCGATAAAATTTCTACTATGCTTTATTGCCGCTATACCTGTTGTTCCTGATCCCATGAATGGATCCAATACAATGCCATCTACGGGGCAGCCAGCTAATACACACGGCTCTATCAGCTCCACTGGATATGTTGCAAAGTGAGCGTCTTTGGTTGGCTTGGTTGCAACGGTCCAGACTGAACGCTTATTCCGCTTATTTCTGATAGCTCTAAAAGACAGATCACCATACTTTCCTTTGAATGAGCCGCGGGGCTTGTCCTCTCTCCGCCCTAGTTGTTCCAATCCGAATGCGCCTCGTGATCCTCTTGGTGGATCCGGAAACAGTTTGTAAGCAGCTTCTTCTTTAATTGCTTCATGATCGTAATAATACTTTTGTGATTTTGAGAGAAGAAAAATATATTCGTGTGAGGATGTCGGTCTATCCCTCACACTCTCCGGCATGGCATTTGGTTTGTTCCAAACAATGTCTTTTCTCAGGTACCAGCCATCTTCTTGGAGAGCGAAAGCAACGCGCCACGGCAAGCCTATTAAATCTTTTGATTTTAATCCGGTTACTTTGTTTGAAAGATTTATAACACCGCTTCTTTGACCAACAGACTGTTTATGTTCAATACCTGGATGCGCTTGGCCGTTCGCAATTCTTCCACGACCGCTTCCAGCATAAGCGTCTCCTAGATTCAGCCAGACAGTGCCATCATCCTTTAAAACTCTCTTAATCTCTCTGAATAAAGAAACGATTTTTTGAATGTATTCTTGAACGGTTTCTTCTAAACCGATTTGCTCAGTCATTCCGTAATCTCTTAACCCCCAATAAGGCGGGCTAGTGATCACGGTTTGAATTGTATCCGGCGGCAGCGACTGAACAACCTTTATGCAATCGCCTTGAATGATTTGATTCAGGTCCATGCGGCACCTCCTTCCAGCTGTTAGTTTGCTTTGCTATAATATTTGTTCATGTGTACAGGTACACATAGTTCAGGTAAATTCGCTCTCACCAACTGCTCCGCAAATTGCGGTGGAACACTATTCCCCACCCTGCGTATTTGGTCCGATTTATTACCGATGTTAAATGTATATCCAGGCGGGAATCCCTGCCCTGCAAATAGTTCGTTCGGTTGCAACATACGTAATCCGATGTCAGCAATTCTCTGACCATTTGTGCAAACAGTTGTTAATGCAAATCGGTCTTTGGTTGTAATGGTATGCAATGGCTCATCTAATCGTTGGCCTACTCCTTGGCCGTAATACTTAGTCAAATAGGCAACGGTGACTAGTCCGAATCTATTGCCGCCAGCTGTGATTGTGTGTAATGGACGATCAAGCGAAAGACCTCTTACATCCTTTTCTGATTGCTCTGTGTAATAGCTAATCAAGAAAGCGGCTTTGCTCTTATCCGGCACCATTACAGGACTTGGATTATTTACAATGAATTTCTCAATACCTCTCTCAATTCTTTTCAACGTATTTTCGACTAACGGCCGTTTCCTGCTGAATATACTAGGGACCCCTATGGACCAATCTATAATTTCGTAAGAAGATCGCCACGGCTTGAGCTTTCCCGTTTGAACAAGAAGGCTTTTAGGATCTGCATGTGTTGGCTTCGGCCATACGATTTCTTTTCCATCACACCTAGCAACCATGAAAAACCTCTTTCGTATGGTTGGCGCTCCATAGTCACAAGCCGTTAACTCTCTGAACTGCACTTCATATCCAAGTGATTCCAGCGTTTTGACGAATGATTGAAATGTCTGTCCCTTTTGTTCCTTGATCGGTTTACCTTCTTTAGAGATAGGCCCCCAATCTTTGAATTCCTCAACGTTCTCGAGCATGATGACGCGTGGCTTAACTGCTATCGCCCATCTGACAGCAATCCACGCAAGCCCTCTGATACCCTGTTTTACAGGCTTGCCGCCTTTTGCCTTTGAATGGTGTGTACAGTCAGGAGAAAACCATGCTAGACCGACTTTCCGCCCCTTAACAGCTTCTTTCGGATCAACATTCCACACAGATTCACAATAATGCTCCGTGTCAGGATGATTTACCTCATGCATTGCAATGGCAGCAGGATCATGATTGATGGCTATATCAACTGATAACCCTGTCGCAAGCTCGATTCCTGTACTCGCTCCCCCGCCCCCTGCAAAGTTGTCCACTATGATTTCTCTAAAAAGATCAATCTGTTTCATTGCATCAACCCAGCGATGACGATAATCGCCATGAAACCAAGCAGAGTTAAGATGACAGGCCCGTTTGACTCCTGCTTCGCCATCAATACTCCTCCTCATGTCTTGCCTTGATCCTTTCAAATTCTTCGATTGTATAATCTACATGAGCAGGATCGTAACAGCTTTTGAGATCGTTAATATCAAGCGGAGCATTGTGTTGAGACACAAGGTTGTAAAAATCGGTTAAATCTTGATCACTTGGTTTCTCACGATCTTTTCTAATGAGACACAAAGCATCTGTAATTTCTTTTACATCTCCGTTAGGATCGGTTAAATCCATAAAATCAGGTCCATAGCTTAGGTAGCGTTCAGTATGTTTATTTTTAAATACAATCGCTGGCACAGTTTTCATATCAGAGGCCCTCCTGCAAATCTTGTATATCGCCTTGATAAAACGTGTTTTGCTTAATGACTTCAAAAATAATTGGTCGTTCTCCCAAGTGAGTACAAGATCCATACATATCAATTAATGCGTTTCGCATTTCGTCCTCACTAGGATAGTGATCCCATCCTCCCAAAAGTCTTATGCCTTGTACGTTTAAATAAAAAATGCTTCTCAGTTCCACAATGATCTTCCTCTCTTTTTTATTCTGCTTTGGTCTGATGATCAAACCGGCGTAGCAGCTCATCTTTAATTGTTTCAGCTTTTGTTCTTTGTCCTTTGATGTAAGGGCTATTGATGCGATCACCAGACAGCACCGCATCCCCTATTCGTCGTTTGATGTCTTCCAGAGCCATCCAAAGCCCTTCATATGACATGTTTTCAGGTGGTTTAAACTCCATATGATCCTCCCTCAGAACAGTGTCAGCTGTTCCTGGTGTTGTTCTTTTTGCTTTATTAAAAAATGCCTGGCTTCAAATGCTCCATAGTGTGAGCCAGGACTATCAAATTTTGATACATAATAATGAGCAGCACCTAGAGGAAAGAGAAAGTATTCTACTCCCTTTTCTAGCGGTGTAAA harbors:
- a CDS encoding YopX family protein encodes the protein MREIKFRGWYGSRIGMMEPTFDGDINEIFADKHGDYMQYTGLKDKNGVEIYEGDIVVDDQKNSAQVVFDDGCFCVIGYLGDQRPHPLRDYLFCGKTFEVIGNIYQNPDLYPDLL
- a CDS encoding DNA-methyltransferase — protein: MDLNQIIQGDCIKVVQSLPPDTIQTVITSPPYWGLRDYGMTEQIGLEETVQEYIQKIVSLFREIKRVLKDDGTVWLNLGDAYAGSGRGRIANGQAHPGIEHKQSVGQRSGVINLSNKVTGLKSKDLIGLPWRVAFALQEDGWYLRKDIVWNKPNAMPESVRDRPTSSHEYIFLLSKSQKYYYDHEAIKEEAAYKLFPDPPRGSRGAFGLEQLGRREDKPRGSFKGKYGDLSFRAIRNKRNKRSVWTVATKPTKDAHFATYPVELIEPCVLAGCPVDGIVLDPFMGSGTTGIAAIKHSRNFIGIELNPEYIKIANKRLNGVQIELLHHL
- a CDS encoding DNA cytosine methyltransferase, translating into MKQIDLFREIIVDNFAGGGGASTGIELATGLSVDIAINHDPAAIAMHEVNHPDTEHYCESVWNVDPKEAVKGRKVGLAWFSPDCTHHSKAKGGKPVKQGIRGLAWIAVRWAIAVKPRVIMLENVEEFKDWGPISKEGKPIKEQKGQTFQSFVKTLESLGYEVQFRELTACDYGAPTIRKRFFMVARCDGKEIVWPKPTHADPKSLLVQTGKLKPWRSSYEIIDWSIGVPSIFSRKRPLVENTLKRIERGIEKFIVNNPSPVMVPDKSKAAFLISYYTEQSEKDVRGLSLDRPLHTITAGGNRFGLVTVAYLTKYYGQGVGQRLDEPLHTITTKDRFALTTVCTNGQRIADIGLRMLQPNELFAGQGFPPGYTFNIGNKSDQIRRVGNSVPPQFAEQLVRANLPELCVPVHMNKYYSKAN
- a CDS encoding DUF6877 family protein, with translation MEFKPPENMSYEGLWMALEDIKRRIGDAVLSGDRINSPYIKGQRTKAETIKDELLRRFDHQTKAE